GGGAAAGAGCCTTTAGTACTTCGCCGTGACGAAGCGTACATCGGTGTACTTATTGACGACCTAGTGACAAAAGGGACAAAAGAACCATATAGAATGTTCACGTCTCGTGCAGAGTACAGACTACTTCTTCGTGAAGAGAGTGCAGATACGAGACTTAGCCACTACGGACATGAAATAGGTCTTTTAGATGATGAAACATATGCAAAAGTACAACAAAAAGACAAAGATATCCAAGAGGGCTACAAACTTTTAGAAGAAACACGTTTTACTCCTAACAAAGAAGTGAATGCACTGCTTGCATCAATGGATGAAGAGCCAATTAAAGATGTATCAACAGCTCAGCAGTTAGTTGCACGTAAAAGCTTTGACATTGAAAAGATGGTTAAACTTGTTCCTGAACTTGCAACGTATGATGAGTATATCAAAGAGGAGATTCTTGTAGAGGGGAAATATGCCCGTTACATTGAAAAACAAAGTGAAGAGATCGAGAAGATGAAAAAATATCTTCAAGTGAAAATTCCTGAAGATTTTGACTTTACAAAAGTGAGCGGTCTGAGCAAAGAGATCCAAGAAAAACTTGGCAAGTTCAACCCGCCGACACTTCAAACAGCAATGAACATTAGTGGTATCACTCCTGCTGCCATTGAAATTTTACATATCTATATTAAAATGGAAAGTAAAAAGCAGTCTAAAAACTCTTAATAGATGTGTATACGGCACCTCCAGGGTGGCGTATCTCGCTTTCCATCAAATGAAGCGTCGTTTCAACGCTACCGAGATCTTCATTTTTATAACTTTCAAGTACCTCTTTAAAACTATCTATATCTGTGATATTTTTTATTCTCATAAGAGTGACATGTGGGACAAATTCCTTTGTCTGTTTCAAAGAGAATTTTTTGGAAATAGAGTCGCTTAATCTTGCAATCCCCATACTTGTACTTTTGGCATATAAAATTTTATTTGTTTTAAAATAATCTAAACCAGACAGAGTTTGTGTAGGAATAGGGGTAATCAATTTCGGCAGTTTTTCCAGTATTTCTTCTACACTATATTTGTTTCCAAAATAATTGATCGTCAGATGGAGGTTTTCATCTGGTACCCATCTTCCTTCAAGAAGATTGGCAAAATCAGACTGTATGTTTTCATAGTTATTTAGGTTGGCTTTTAAAGCTAAAAAGAGAGGTTTCATACTTTTATTACCCTCAAGGATAGTTTGTGTGTTCATTATAGCAAAAGAGAAAATACAAAGCTGGAGATTTTAAACAAATTAAATTATTTTATAGTACAATCTTTGGCATAAGACAATGCAAAAATAAGGTAGAGATCTTATGAGAACAATAAAGTTTGAAGACAAAGAGATATGTCCGAGCAAAATAGTTTGTATAGGACGTAACTATGTAGAGCATATTTATGAACTCGGTAATGAGATACCAGAGAGCATGGTAGTATTTAACAAGCCGAATACGGCACTTTCAAAAGAGTTGCATTATTATAATGAAGATACTCGTTTTGAGGGTGAGATCTGTTTTTTAATTGAGAGTTCTCAAATAGCGGGAATCGGTTTCGGGCTTGATCTGACACATGCAGATATACAGAATAAAATGAAAGAAAAAGGGTTGCCGTGGGAACGTGCCAAAGCGTTTGACGGTTCTGCCGTTCTTGGGCACTTTATTGAATTTCACGGAGATGTAAAACAGCTTAGATTTGAGCTATATATTAATGATGAGCTTCGACAGGAAGCTACGTATGATCTAATGATTTATAAGCCTGATGTGATGATAAATGAGATTGAGAGTTTTATGAGTTTATGTGACGGTGATGTTATTATGAGCGGTACTCCTAAAGGGGTTGGAAACTATAAAGTTGGTGATGTTTTTAAAGGTATTATCTATTATAAAGATGAGATTTTATTGGAATCTTTTTGGAGGGTTAAAAACCTTTAAAGTAATTATTGTGTTTATATTTCATTATCTTTGATTTACTAAACTTGTTACATACCTTTATGAAACAGGAGAAAAAGATATGAATAAAAAAATAATAATTTTTACAGTATTAATAACAAATATAACGTTTGCTTACGCTTTACCTGTAGAGGTAAGGGAAGTAAGTACAACTTCAGAGAGCAGAAAAAATTCTGAAACTTTAGCAAGTATGAGTGTTGAAGCACTTCATGAAAGAGGTTTGGAAAAAGATACTGCAAAGAATAAAGTTTTACAATCTTTAAAGCATGGCGAACACCTAAGCCATATAATGGCACAAAATATTATAAAACATTTTGATGAGGTGGAACATAATGATATTGTTTCACATATTTCTGATGCTGCTTTATTTGGAAAAAGTATAGATCTAAGTTCTTATGAACATCTTATCTCATTTGCACAAAAAACTAAAAAGCTGACTTTAGATCAAGGGAATTTAGAAAAGCTTCAAAAAATATCCCTTGAAAATCAAAGTTTTGCAAATTTATCTTAAAGATTGTGCAAACTGATCAGTAACACTTTTAGGGTCATGAGTAAGACCTTCTTTGATCATTTTTGCAAACTCATCGGGATAGATCTCCGTTTGATCTGTTTGCAGAGCCATTATAATCTCATCTGCTATAGATTCCGGTGATGCCTTGGGCATACTTTCATCCGGAGTCATTTTTGTATCGATTGGACCAGGCAGTACTTCAAGTACGGTAATCCCTTTTGAATTCATATGCGCTCTTATTGCCTGTGTCAGTGAATGCAAGGCACTTTTAGAAGCAGAGTAAAGACCCATAACAGGAAGATTACAAAGTGCTAAAATAGAAGTAATGTTTACGATAGCACCGCCATTATTTATTTTGTCAGATAAGAGTTGCGTTATTTTTAACGTCCCTTGCACATTGATCGTAAAATCTGCATAGCAATCTTCAAAAATTGTTTTGCCGCTGTTAACACCTGCATTATTGATAAGCAGATCAATATTTTCAACAGATGCCAAGTTGTTTTCCAACATAGTGTGATCTGAAAGGTCTAATTGAATAAGTGAAATTTTATCCGATAATTTTTCCAAATTTTGAGTATTTTTTAAGTCTCTTACTCCACAATATACTTTTTCAATATTATTCTCCAGCAAAGCCTTTACAATCGCTAAACCCAA
This is a stretch of genomic DNA from Sulfurimonas sp. C5. It encodes these proteins:
- a CDS encoding fumarylacetoacetate hydrolase family protein — translated: MRTIKFEDKEICPSKIVCIGRNYVEHIYELGNEIPESMVVFNKPNTALSKELHYYNEDTRFEGEICFLIESSQIAGIGFGLDLTHADIQNKMKEKGLPWERAKAFDGSAVLGHFIEFHGDVKQLRFELYINDELRQEATYDLMIYKPDVMINEIESFMSLCDGDVIMSGTPKGVGNYKVGDVFKGIIYYKDEILLESFWRVKNL
- the thpR gene encoding RNA 2',3'-cyclic phosphodiesterase translates to MKPLFLALKANLNNYENIQSDFANLLEGRWVPDENLHLTINYFGNKYSVEEILEKLPKLITPIPTQTLSGLDYFKTNKILYAKSTSMGIARLSDSISKKFSLKQTKEFVPHVTLMRIKNITDIDSFKEVLESYKNEDLGSVETTLHLMESEIRHPGGAVYTSIKSF
- a CDS encoding SDR family NAD(P)-dependent oxidoreductase, which produces MNLTNKIALVTGANGGLGLAIVKALLENNIEKVYCGVRDLKNTQNLEKLSDKISLIQLDLSDHTMLENNLASVENIDLLINNAGVNSGKTIFEDCYADFTINVQGTLKITQLLSDKINNGGAIVNITSILALCNLPVMGLYSASKSALHSLTQAIRAHMNSKGITVLEVLPGPIDTKMTPDESMPKASPESIADEIIMALQTDQTEIYPDEFAKMIKEGLTHDPKSVTDQFAQSLR